The window TCAAGGCGCCGTGGAGCTCCTCAGGCGTCGCCGTGCGCATTCTCTCGATCAGCTCGGCGAAGAGCCTATACTGCGGAAGCGCCGAGTTGAAGAGCGGATGGAAGACCGCGGGGCCTATGGAGCGGTATATCGAGAGCACCTCGTAGGCTAACTTTGTCGGTGCGACGTTCTTGCCAGAGACGGTGACCAGCCCCAACCTCTCGAGGAACCGCGTTATGTCGCCTCTCCCCTTGCCGAAGTCTAACCCCTCCTCTTTCAACTCTTCAAGAGAGATAGAGCCGCGCTGGACCACTGCCTGTAGGTACTTAACGAGTCTGTCGAGCCGGATAGGCGGGAAAGGTATGCTCCTCTGGACGTGGAACATTGCCATGTGCGGGCTCTCCAATAAATGAAAGAGCATTGCGAATCGTCATATCTAGATAATCCGCGGCGCGTCTACATGGAGTGTACGGTTTAAACCTAGGTAATGTTTATTAAACTGTAAACATCTGATACTTATGGAGATTAGAAAGTTGATAAGGATAGGTGAGAGGTCGTATGGGATAACTCTTCCGAGGGAATGGGTTGAGTCTAATCAATTGAGGGTAGGTTCTCCCATCAAAATACTTACAGAGGCCAATAAGATCTTGATACTTCCCGCGACAGCGGAGGGCGTAGCCGTCACAGCCACGCTAAAGGAAGAGGATCCGGAAAAGGCGTTGCGGGACGTCATTGCATATTATATCGAAGGCGTAGACGAGATCGATATCGAGTCCGGCAACATATCAGCCCTAGTGGGTAGGGTCGAGGGCAGACTACCCGGCGTCGTGGCGTTGGAGTCCGAGGGAAAGCTTAAGCTGAGGATAGTGACCAAAGAGGACGTAAATGTGGACGAGGTGGTCAGAAGCATGTACACGACCGTCATGGCCATGTTCCACCTATTCCTCGACTTCATCAGAGAGCATAACGAGGAAAACGCGAAGGAGCTACTACGCATGGACGACCAGCTGGACCGCCTCTATTTCTTGTCTCTGAGGATCATAAAGAAGAACATATACCAGAACCCGCAGGGCTTTGTCGACTACGTCATAGTCGTCAAGAACTTGGAGCACATGGGCGACGCCCTTGATCGGGCCACCAACTACCTAAGGCAGAACAAGGTCGGCTGCCACAAGGAGCTCGTCAACGAGTTCGAGACTCTGCAGAAATACGCCGAGGAGGCCGCCAAGTCGTTTCTGGAAAACCGGCATGAAGGGGCTCTGAAGACTATACTGGAAAGGGAGTCAGTTTTTAAAAGACTCCTGGCGCTCTCAACGTGCGAGGGCGTCGCGCCGATAATGCACGAGGCCATGTTAATAACGGCTCTAGCCGCGGATATCGCGGAGGCGGCCTACTCGAAGTATATTCGGCAAAGAACATAAGGGGCGGCGGACGCGTCGTCTTCTCGCCGCCCTTTACTGGCATAGTCGGCGCCATATACGCCATCCTCGCGTTGTTATTAATGCCTTCATATCTAGCCGGCCTAGCGTCGGTGTTGCGTACTATAGGGGTCGGCCTCGCGGAGTCGGTGGCCGTGGCCGCGGCCTCCACGTTTCTCAGCCTTCTGCTGAGCCCCTTCCACGTAGTGATATATACAGCTAGGAGGAGGGTCTACTATCCCGCATTCGGTGTTATGTACGTCTTCGGCATACCTATACCTGTGCCCCAGATAGCCGTGCAGGAGCAGATAGCCAGACTCGCCGTGAATATAGGCGGCGCCCTAATACCGCTAATTCTATCGACCTATATATTCGCCAAATTGCCCGCGCTGTATATGCTGGGGACGGTCCTAGCTGCCCTAGCCGCATCTGTCGCCGTCTATTTCATGAGCAGGGTCGTGCCCGGCGTGGGGGTGGTCACTCCGGGTTTCCTCCCACCGATCGTAGCGTTTCTGTTTTCTCTGTGGGCTGGCCGACTAACGCCCGCGGTGGCCTACATAATAGGCGTCTACGGCACTCTGCTGGGGGCCGACGTCTACAACATTAGGAAGATCCTCGCCCAAATGCCTCCGCTCGCCTCAATTGGCGGGGCCGGCGTGTGGGACGGCATATACCTCACGGGAATCATGGCGGCTACTTTGGGCTTGTTGTTCAGGTAGAGAAATACGGGCGGCGGCATACTTGGGGGGTACGCCGGGGTTCTAGCAACCGCCCGCTGACACCACCATCTTATGTCTATATATGGCTTTCTATGGATATCAGTAAAATATTAATATTATATAAATCTAAAAAGTTTTTATTTATTTTCTAATAAGGAATTCGCCCTGTCTATTTGAACATAAATGATGCCATAATAATAATAATTTTAGTTCTCTTTTTCTAAATTATAGGACCTACGTCCGGCCGACCCTGTCTTAGGCCCATCCCTGCGAACTTGGATAGGTCCCCCCTCATCAACGCCACGAGGTTCCTTGCGTGTTTCCGTGCCCTATCTACGGCGATCGTCTTGAGCTCCCGCTCGTCGGAGGCCTCGTCCTCGTGAACCGTCACGTCGAGTATGAGGACGTCCATGTGTATCTGGAGCTCGATGAGCCCAATCGACATGGCCAGATAGCTGAGCTTGTCGGTGAGGGAGGGCCCCACCCAGCCCAAAACGAGCAGAGCCGTACAGCCCTCCCGCGCGAGCTTCTTGGCGCCCCATATGGTGTTCTTGATTCCGGGCACCGTGACCCTCCTCACCTCGACGTCTGGGGCGAGGCTCTTGATCTCGTCTATGGCCTCCGACGCCATGTCGACCCTCGCAAACGTGGTGTCGACGACGCCTATGCAGTCCATGGGCTGACCACAAACTAAATATATATCTAGCCCACCAATGTCCATGAAGCGGTTCGGCGTATCTCTGCCTGACGAGCTGGCGCGCGAGGTAGACAGAATCTCTCAAGAGCTCGGCGTGACCCGTAGCGCCGTGGTTGCACAGGCCGTGTCGAACTTCGTCCAGACCTACTCGCAACATCTGAGAGACGGCCACAGATGCCTCGGCGCGGTCCTCTCGCTGGCGGAGGGCATGGAGGTCGTCAGCGAGATCATGGAGGAGTACAAGGATCTCATAGCCAACTACTCGCACATGCATATAGGCGACAGGTGCCTCTCGGTGTTCGTCGTCTACGGCGACGGGAAGAGGGTGGGCGAGTTCTTGATGGGCCTTTCCGAAAAAGCAGTCAAGACCTTGTTCACGCCCCTAGAATAATGGAGGACTGGATACGCGCCTTGCGGGACCTCGTAGTGGACAACCTAAAACGTAACAGATTCCCCCTGCCTGCGGATAGATCCATATGTAGCCGGTGGGCCTCCGGCCTGCCCGAGGGAGGCCGCCGCGTGCTGTACAGCTCTTGCATGTACCAGCTCGCGCCGCTTATAGCCAAGGCCGTCGACGTGTTGCAGAAGGTCGGCGCCAGCTCCGGAGGCGTGAGGGCCAAGCTGGCGGCTGCCGGGGCTAGAGTATTCGGCGGATTTCTTCTCAAGCCCTCGGACGAGGAGGCTAGGCGGGCCGACGGCATATTGAGGAACATAGCAACTATGTTGAGCAAGGCCGGCGTACAGTTCGGCGTTTTGAGAGACGAGCCGTATTCAGGCGCCCTGCTCTACGAGCTGGGGTTCGAGGAGGACTTCGCGTCGTACGCCAGGGAGGTATATAGGTACTTCAAGGAGCGGGGCGTGGAGGAGGTCATCACAGTAGACCCCCACACCCATTACGTGCTGGAGAGGGTATATCCCAAATACGTGGAGAGGTTCGACCTCAAGGTGGTGAGCTACATGGACCTCGTGAAGCCGTCCAAGGCCTCCGTCGTAAAGGCGGTCGTACACGACTCCTGCCTATACGCCCGGTATCTGGACAGATACGACGTGTACAGGCGCCTGCTCGACTCCGTAGGCGTCGTCCACGTGGAGGATCCGTACGTGACCGGCAAGGCCTATTCGGGATGTTGCGGAGGGCCTATAGAGTCGGTCAGACCGGATGTGGCCGGCGAGGTCGCCAAGATAAGGGTCAGACAGCTCTCCAAGCTCTCCGACACCGTGATCACGGTCTGCCCCATATGCTACGTCAACCTCTCCCGGGCGGCGTCGGGGCTCAAGATACTGGACCTCGCCGAGGTGATATCGTGATATCGGAGATCGACCGGTGCGCGCGGTGCGGCTTCTGCGAGGCGGTATGCCCCACCTACAACGCCGTGAGGATGAGGCATATGGGGCCCCGCGGGAGGCTCCAGATGGCGCGGGCTGTTCTGGACGGCGGGGTCTCGTCGAGGTATGTGGTGGAGAGCTTGGCCACCTGTCTTAGATGTAGGGCGTGCGAGTTGGTGTGCCCCGCCTCGATAAGGATAGTCGACGCCATAGTGGAGGCGAGGAAGAGGCTCTATGCGCGTGCCTAGGAGGTTCGTGGAAGAGGCCAGGGAGAGGTGTAGCCCCCGGGAGGAGTGCGCCGCCCTACTGTTCGGGGCCGGCGACTCGGCGAGCAGGTGGGCCTGGATGGAGAACGTGGCCAAAAGCCCTGTGGAGTTCAAGCTGGATCCCGAGCGCGTGTACGGGGCCATTGTCGACGCCGAGCGGCTCGGCCTGGAGCTTGTGGCCATATTCCACACGCATCTAGGCGCGCCGGTGCCCAGCCCCCTCGACCTAAAGTACATGAGGATGTGGCCTGTCGTATGGATCATAGGCCGCGTCGGCACCATGGAGCTCAAGGCCTGGCGCCTCGAACGCGGCGTCTTGCGAGAAGTCGATATATACCTAAGCTGATATCCCCATATGCTGATCTTGACGACGCCTATAAACATCAAGTACTTCTCGGGCGTCGAGCTCGAGGCGTACGAGAGGTTCGCCGCACTGCTGGTCTGCGGATACAAGAAGGTGTTCGTGGTGCCTAAGCTCGAGGAGGGGAGAGTGCCCGGCCCGGCCTACACGTACTCCGACGGGGAGGACCCGGCGGAGGCCTTGAGGAGGGCCGTGAAGGAGTGCGGAGGCGGCGACGTCGAGGTCGACGGAGGCACCACGTTGAGGGCTTGGGAGATCATAAGGCGGGCTCTCGGCGGAGCCGCGACGTATAGGATAGCCGACGACTACATAAACGGCCTCAGAGCCGTCAAGCGCCCCGACGAGGTCGAGAGGATATCGAGAGCCGTCAAGGAGATAAAGGAGGTCATAGCGGAGGCTTACGCCGAGCTTTCGCCCGGCGTCTCCGAGCGGAAGGCGGCCGCCGATATATATCTAAGGCTCGTGGAGCGGGGGCTGAAGCCGGGCCCTATCTTGGTCCAATTCGGCGAAAACACGGCACTTCCCCACCAAGGCCCTACCGAGAGGAGGCTGAGGGAGGGCGACGTAGTGATAATAGACGTGACGGCGGCCTACG of the Thermoproteus uzoniensis 768-20 genome contains:
- the ribC gene encoding riboflavin synthase; this encodes MDCIGVVDTTFARVDMASEAIDEIKSLAPDVEVRRVTVPGIKNTIWGAKKLAREGCTALLVLGWVGPSLTDKLSYLAMSIGLIELQIHMDVLILDVTVHEDEASDERELKTIAVDRARKHARNLVALMRGDLSKFAGMGLRQGRPDVGPII
- a CDS encoding M24 family metallopeptidase, encoding MLILTTPINIKYFSGVELEAYERFAALLVCGYKKVFVVPKLEEGRVPGPAYTYSDGEDPAEALRRAVKECGGGDVEVDGGTTLRAWEIIRRALGGAATYRIADDYINGLRAVKRPDEVERISRAVKEIKEVIAEAYAELSPGVSERKAAADIYLRLVERGLKPGPILVQFGENTALPHQGPTERRLREGDVVIIDVTAAYEGYYGDITRTFAFRGEPAGFRELYTAVSEAQAAAIAAARPGVRAGDVDEAARSILRRRGLERYFVHRTGHGLGLEFHEAPNIAPGEGYALRGGNVFTVEPGVYVPGRFGIRIEDDVLVEEGGARVL
- a CDS encoding CopG family ribbon-helix-helix protein, which encodes MKRFGVSLPDELAREVDRISQELGVTRSAVVAQAVSNFVQTYSQHLRDGHRCLGAVLSLAEGMEVVSEIMEEYKDLIANYSHMHIGDRCLSVFVVYGDGKRVGEFLMGLSEKAVKTLFTPLE
- a CDS encoding M67 family metallopeptidase, coding for MRVPRRFVEEARERCSPREECAALLFGAGDSASRWAWMENVAKSPVEFKLDPERVYGAIVDAERLGLELVAIFHTHLGAPVPSPLDLKYMRMWPVVWIIGRVGTMELKAWRLERGVLREVDIYLS
- a CDS encoding phosphate signaling complex PhoU family protein, translating into MEIRKLIRIGERSYGITLPREWVESNQLRVGSPIKILTEANKILILPATAEGVAVTATLKEEDPEKALRDVIAYYIEGVDEIDIESGNISALVGRVEGRLPGVVALESEGKLKLRIVTKEDVNVDEVVRSMYTTVMAMFHLFLDFIREHNEENAKELLRMDDQLDRLYFLSLRIIKKNIYQNPQGFVDYVIVVKNLEHMGDALDRATNYLRQNKVGCHKELVNEFETLQKYAEEAAKSFLENRHEGALKTILERESVFKRLLALSTCEGVAPIMHEAMLITALAADIAEAAYSKYIRQRT
- a CDS encoding DUF1614 domain-containing protein, with translation MLRTIGVGLAESVAVAAASTFLSLLLSPFHVVIYTARRRVYYPAFGVMYVFGIPIPVPQIAVQEQIARLAVNIGGALIPLILSTYIFAKLPALYMLGTVLAALAASVAVYFMSRVVPGVGVVTPGFLPPIVAFLFSLWAGRLTPAVAYIIGVYGTLLGADVYNIRKILAQMPPLASIGGAGVWDGIYLTGIMAATLGLLFR
- a CDS encoding (Fe-S)-binding protein → MEDWIRALRDLVVDNLKRNRFPLPADRSICSRWASGLPEGGRRVLYSSCMYQLAPLIAKAVDVLQKVGASSGGVRAKLAAAGARVFGGFLLKPSDEEARRADGILRNIATMLSKAGVQFGVLRDEPYSGALLYELGFEEDFASYAREVYRYFKERGVEEVITVDPHTHYVLERVYPKYVERFDLKVVSYMDLVKPSKASVVKAVVHDSCLYARYLDRYDVYRRLLDSVGVVHVEDPYVTGKAYSGCCGGPIESVRPDVAGEVAKIRVRQLSKLSDTVITVCPICYVNLSRAASGLKILDLAEVIS
- a CDS encoding (Fe-S)-binding protein, which codes for MISEIDRCARCGFCEAVCPTYNAVRMRHMGPRGRLQMARAVLDGGVSSRYVVESLATCLRCRACELVCPASIRIVDAIVEARKRLYARA